A portion of the Shewanella sp. SNU WT4 genome contains these proteins:
- a CDS encoding IS256-like element ISSod4 family transposase yields the protein MTQPFNFEQALKDLQSGKSLTGKDSILGPLIKQLTEAALQAELEQHLAHDPLPNRKNGKTPKTIKHPSGNFELDTPRDRNGTFEPQLIKKNQTTLTDEIERKVLSMFSIGMSYRDINQHVEDMYGINVSNATVSAITDKLIPELKAWQQRPLDSHYPIVWLDAIHYKVKEDGRYVSKAVYTLLALNMKGKKEILGLHLSENEGANYWLSVLTDLNNRGVKDILIACVDGLTGFPEAIASIFPNTETQLCVIHQIRNSMKYVASKHQKAFMADLKPVYRAVSKEAAEMALDELEAKWGDAYPLVINSWRRKWHNLSHYFRYPEHIRKVIYTTNAVEAVHRQFRKLTKTKGAFPNENSLLKLLYAGILNASDKWTMPIHNWSLCLSQLAIYFEGRLDSVLEI from the coding sequence AGCGGCTCTCCAGGCTGAGCTTGAGCAGCATTTAGCGCATGATCCTCTGCCTAATCGTAAAAATGGCAAAACCCCTAAGACCATTAAGCATCCGTCCGGTAACTTTGAGTTAGACACCCCTAGAGACCGCAATGGCACTTTTGAACCTCAGTTGATTAAGAAAAATCAAACTACGCTAACCGATGAAATCGAACGTAAAGTGTTATCGATGTTCAGTATAGGTATGAGCTATCGCGATATTAATCAACATGTTGAAGATATGTATGGGATCAATGTATCTAACGCAACAGTCAGTGCTATCACTGATAAACTCATCCCCGAACTTAAAGCGTGGCAACAGCGCCCATTAGATAGCCATTATCCTATCGTTTGGCTTGATGCGATACATTATAAAGTCAAAGAGGATGGGCGTTACGTCAGTAAAGCCGTTTACACATTGTTAGCGCTTAATATGAAAGGAAAAAAGGAAATTTTAGGGCTTCATTTATCCGAAAATGAAGGCGCTAATTACTGGCTATCCGTACTGACCGATCTTAATAATCGTGGTGTAAAAGATATTCTTATCGCCTGTGTTGACGGCTTGACCGGTTTCCCTGAGGCGATAGCCAGTATCTTCCCTAATACGGAAACACAGCTATGTGTTATCCACCAGATCCGCAACTCAATGAAGTATGTCGCCTCAAAACATCAGAAAGCGTTTATGGCTGATTTAAAGCCTGTGTATCGAGCCGTGAGTAAAGAAGCCGCAGAGATGGCATTGGACGAACTGGAGGCCAAATGGGGTGATGCTTATCCGCTGGTAATCAACTCTTGGCGTCGCAAATGGCATAATTTGTCCCATTATTTTAGGTACCCAGAACATATCAGGAAAGTGATTTACACGACCAATGCCGTTGAGGCGGTACATCGCCAATTTAGAAAGCTCACCAAAACCAAAGGTGCTTTTCCTAATGAAAATAGCTTGTTGAAGCTACTTTATGCAGGCATATTAAACGCCTCAGATAAATGGACCATGCCAATCCACAATTGGAGCCTTTGTTTATCTCAGTTAGCGATTTATTTTGAAGGGCGTTTAGATAGCGTGCTAGAAATTTAA
- a CDS encoding HD domain-containing protein gives MKQDLAHDLNHVLRVVKTAKYLCAIEGAKLDVVVPAAYLHDCFTYPKDHPDRAKSSLIAADKALEFLVNIGYPKQYHQDIKHAIVAHSFSASRLNSSGLSTSAKAQTLEAQIVQDADRLDALGAIGISRCIQVSSMLGRALYDAHDPFCTEREPNDSLHTIDHFYTKLFKLADTMNTAAAKIEANKRTAFMKAYLTQLGLEM, from the coding sequence ATGAAGCAAGATTTAGCCCATGACTTAAACCATGTGCTGCGTGTCGTTAAAACAGCCAAATACTTGTGCGCCATTGAAGGGGCTAAACTTGACGTTGTCGTACCAGCGGCCTATCTCCATGATTGCTTTACATACCCTAAGGATCACCCAGATAGAGCCAAAAGCTCACTGATTGCGGCAGACAAGGCTCTGGAATTTTTAGTTAATATTGGTTATCCAAAGCAATATCATCAGGATATAAAGCATGCGATTGTGGCTCATAGCTTTAGCGCCAGCCGTTTAAACAGCAGCGGTTTAAGTACTAGTGCTAAAGCCCAAACACTGGAAGCACAGATAGTTCAAGACGCCGATAGACTTGATGCCTTAGGCGCTATTGGAATATCTCGCTGTATCCAAGTCAGTAGCATGCTAGGTAGAGCTTTGTATGATGCGCATGACCCATTTTGTACTGAACGTGAACCCAATGACAGCTTGCACACAATCGATCATTTCTATACCAAACTATTTAAGCTGGCTGACACCATGAATACGGCTGCCGCCAAGATTGAAGCCAATAAGAGAACGGCATTTATGAAAGCTTATTTAACGCAACTCGGTTTAGAAATGTAG
- a CDS encoding GNAT family N-acetyltransferase gives MISIRKYSESDAPALWSLFYHAVRKINIRDYSQAQVAAWASNEFSAEIWQQKMNALSPFVAEIAGVIVGYADLQDNGLIDHFFCHHEHQSKGVGRCLMEHLLRVGELQGIARFQSEVSITARPFYEKFGFTLVKQQTVAICGQTLDNFLMEKVMPNVIETSR, from the coding sequence ATGATAAGCATTAGAAAATATTCAGAATCAGATGCTCCAGCTTTGTGGTCACTCTTTTATCACGCTGTTCGTAAGATAAATATCCGTGACTATTCCCAAGCACAAGTAGCAGCCTGGGCTTCGAATGAATTTAGCGCTGAGATATGGCAGCAAAAGATGAATGCACTCTCGCCTTTTGTTGCTGAAATTGCAGGTGTGATAGTAGGCTATGCCGACCTTCAAGACAATGGATTGATTGATCATTTCTTTTGTCATCACGAGCATCAAAGTAAAGGCGTTGGACGCTGCTTAATGGAACATTTGCTAAGGGTAGGTGAGTTACAAGGGATCGCTCGCTTCCAATCAGAGGTTAGCATTACGGCGCGGCCCTTCTATGAGAAGTTTGGTTTTACGCTGGTAAAACAACAAACCGTGGCCATTTGTGGTCAAACACTGGATAACTTCCTGATGGAGAAAGTCATGCCGAATGTGATTGAAACAAGTCGCTAA
- a CDS encoding GNAT family N-acetyltransferase encodes MLFTSPSARGQGIGTMLTNHAIKEQGAYKVDVNEQNPLALSFTNIRALTL; translated from the coding sequence ATGTTATTCACTTCACCAAGTGCTCGCGGACAAGGTATAGGCACAATGTTAACAAACCATGCGATTAAAGAGCAGGGTGCATATAAGGTCGACGTTAATGAGCAAAATCCGCTGGCGCTAAGTTTTACCAACATAAGGGCTTTAACGTTATAG
- a CDS encoding DNA-binding protein, with translation MKNWLICIDDTDDIGTKGTGEIAEEIAQRLVAISGGSASFITRHQLFVHPDIPYTSHNSAMCFALNSPLTLAQIHQHASAHLLVESALAADPGLAILEMESEFDAAALIDFGRRAKEEVITKEAAYALARQLNISLTEHGGTGQGVIGALAGLGLRLMGSDGRVKGKIKLGQADDVALMVKVDDIVKQTGLDSVISTDGQRVDFDEQVQLKGKVKAVYLEHEFVLLVERRAGVWVNAGKQTLQAY, from the coding sequence ATGAAAAATTGGCTGATTTGTATCGATGATACCGATGATATAGGCACTAAAGGCACAGGGGAAATTGCCGAAGAAATCGCCCAACGCTTAGTTGCTATTAGTGGCGGCAGCGCCTCGTTTATCACGCGCCATCAATTATTTGTGCACCCAGATATTCCCTACACATCCCACAACAGTGCAATGTGCTTTGCACTCAATTCACCATTAACGCTGGCGCAAATCCATCAACATGCGAGTGCGCATTTGCTGGTTGAGTCAGCCTTAGCCGCCGACCCTGGGCTTGCTATTCTTGAGATGGAAAGTGAATTTGATGCCGCAGCCTTGATTGATTTTGGCCGCCGGGCAAAAGAAGAAGTGATCACTAAAGAGGCCGCTTATGCCTTAGCGCGGCAATTGAACATTTCACTGACTGAGCATGGCGGCACAGGCCAAGGGGTGATTGGCGCCTTAGCTGGGCTCGGACTACGCCTAATGGGCAGTGATGGCCGCGTTAAGGGTAAAATCAAATTAGGGCAGGCAGATGATGTCGCTTTAATGGTCAAAGTTGATGATATTGTCAAACAAACTGGGCTTGATAGCGTCATAAGCACAGATGGCCAACGCGTTGATTTTGATGAACAAGTGCAGCTAAAAGGCAAAGTAAAAGCTGTCTATCTTGAGCATGAATTTGTGCTTCTCGTTGAAAGGCGCGCTGGCGTCTGGGTTAACGCTGGTAAACAAACTCTTCAAGCGTACTAA
- a CDS encoding core component of ECF transporter gives MTKKITLSLQDSLFIGFCATLLVALTGMLRLKLGLSGHSMFLMCFFYLICYGVLRRFGSMTACGVIAGIVAMALGVGKGGPMILLKFALPAVAMDLVALVLPLAMNIHWRCVILGIAGCIAWGLKVALTNILAGMAIDAVLIQWGFSILKGGFFATLAALLVPPVLARLQAHGLLRLDKF, from the coding sequence ATGACTAAAAAAATCACCTTGAGTTTGCAAGACTCTCTCTTTATTGGCTTTTGTGCCACCTTGCTCGTGGCTTTAACCGGAATGTTAAGGCTAAAGCTCGGCTTGTCGGGCCACAGTATGTTTTTAATGTGCTTTTTTTATCTTATTTGCTATGGCGTGCTTAGGCGTTTTGGCAGCATGACGGCTTGCGGCGTGATTGCTGGCATTGTCGCTATGGCGCTAGGAGTAGGCAAGGGCGGGCCGATGATTTTACTTAAGTTTGCCTTGCCAGCAGTAGCTATGGATCTGGTGGCATTAGTTTTACCTTTGGCAATGAACATACATTGGCGCTGCGTGATCCTCGGGATTGCCGGTTGTATTGCATGGGGGCTAAAAGTGGCACTCACCAACATATTGGCAGGAATGGCCATCGATGCAGTGCTCATTCAATGGGGCTTTAGCATACTTAAAGGCGGATTTTTTGCCACATTGGCAGCTCTGTTAGTGCCACCAGTGTTAGCGAGATTACAAGCTCACGGCCTACTTCGCCTTGATAAATTTTAA
- a CDS encoding energy-coupling factor transporter transmembrane component T — MRCSGQYQRLRQYWRCQRAQTVICALSLLLVCVLSACAFLLPTALLWPLAVINGLLVIHGLLRRASIWGLIKLAMVQLGITLSLYLLLYGSSQLTQGALVVARIMLATIPGWWLCITAAPERIGAVLSGFLPTKWAFVVAASLHLLPYMANEIREIYQIQCLRGARITPKALRHPKNWSELVYCVLFPVLIQLLKLSRQMAIAAQTRHFGVSAQPTHWHSPRDNYD, encoded by the coding sequence ATGCGCTGTAGCGGCCAATATCAACGTCTGCGGCAGTATTGGCGCTGCCAGCGCGCGCAAACAGTTATCTGCGCGTTATCCTTGCTGTTGGTTTGCGTGTTATCAGCCTGCGCCTTTTTACTGCCGACAGCTTTGCTCTGGCCACTGGCTGTGATTAACGGCTTGCTAGTGATCCACGGCTTACTGCGCCGCGCCAGCATTTGGGGGCTGATTAAGCTTGCTATGGTGCAGCTTGGCATCACCTTAAGCTTGTATTTACTGCTTTATGGTTCATCGCAATTAACCCAAGGCGCACTTGTGGTTGCACGCATTATGCTCGCCACTATTCCCGGGTGGTGGCTGTGTATTACCGCAGCGCCCGAGCGCATCGGCGCCGTATTAAGTGGTTTTTTACCGACTAAATGGGCCTTTGTGGTTGCTGCCTCATTACATTTATTGCCTTACATGGCTAATGAAATTCGAGAAATCTATCAAATCCAGTGTTTGCGTGGCGCGCGCATTACGCCCAAAGCACTGCGACACCCTAAAAACTGGTCTGAGTTAGTGTACTGCGTGCTATTTCCTGTACTTATTCAGCTGCTTAAATTATCACGCCAAATGGCCATTGCCGCGCAAACTCGCCACTTTGGTGTAAGCGCGCAGCCAACCCATTGGCATTCACCACGAGACAACTATGACTAA
- a CDS encoding ABC transporter ATP-binding protein, whose protein sequence is MALLTLNAVSIKYNRLLPPVLQAINLTIAKGQCHCVSGPTGSGKSSLLNLLAGAHDSPYEGEITRAPNLITGLVMQDPQTQLLRQTVGAEVAFALENLSIPSDQMLTKVQVALAQVGLKVSVNTPVNTLSLGQKYRLMLAAQLVCEPQLLLLDEPWAQLDDQGVCELLVVLQQLLQSGMALVLVEHNTTAFAEIIHHHWHLEAGKLWQGAYKNNEPEDITQPAFKDHQQQPTLIWDQVVSADGFDFAFDTHSCLFSCPKGFILRSGEIVSLVGANGSGKTSLLKSMAGMLNLQTDLPLTVLGQVPKLGIFGAQFGLLMQRPSRQLFETTVLAELQFSLKRFALPQERAMQWLTDLDLLSLAQRSPHTLSYGQQHLVALASLACLQPKVLLLDDPLAGMDKHYSAKVWYLLQRLSTEGCGILLTSHREINHKAISRQLNLRKGQLVAALKDEAITQEGNSYAL, encoded by the coding sequence ATGGCACTGCTCACACTAAATGCGGTTAGTATCAAATATAACCGCTTGCTGCCACCGGTATTGCAGGCAATTAACTTAACGATTGCGAAAGGCCAGTGCCATTGTGTGAGTGGCCCAACAGGCTCGGGGAAATCGAGCCTGCTCAATCTCTTGGCCGGCGCGCATGATAGCCCTTATGAAGGTGAGATTACGCGCGCGCCCAATCTCATCACTGGATTAGTCATGCAAGATCCACAAACTCAGCTCCTGCGCCAAACCGTTGGGGCTGAGGTGGCTTTTGCCTTAGAAAATCTCAGCATACCGTCTGATCAGATGTTAACTAAAGTGCAAGTGGCACTCGCGCAAGTGGGCTTAAAGGTTAGCGTTAATACTCCAGTCAATACCTTATCCCTTGGGCAAAAATATCGCTTAATGCTTGCCGCCCAATTAGTATGCGAGCCGCAGTTACTCTTGCTCGATGAACCTTGGGCGCAATTAGATGATCAAGGAGTGTGCGAGCTATTAGTGGTACTGCAACAGTTATTGCAATCAGGCATGGCGCTGGTGTTGGTTGAACATAACACCACAGCTTTTGCTGAAATTATTCATCATCATTGGCATCTTGAAGCCGGTAAATTATGGCAAGGGGCATATAAGAATAACGAGCCTGAAGACATTACGCAGCCAGCGTTCAAAGACCATCAACAGCAGCCAACACTCATATGGGATCAGGTCGTAAGCGCTGATGGCTTTGATTTTGCCTTCGATACTCACTCATGCCTATTTAGTTGCCCGAAGGGATTCATTTTACGTTCAGGCGAGATAGTTAGCCTAGTTGGCGCTAACGGTTCAGGTAAAACCAGCCTATTAAAATCCATGGCAGGAATGCTGAATTTACAAACCGATTTGCCGCTTACCGTATTAGGGCAAGTGCCTAAGCTTGGCATTTTTGGCGCCCAGTTCGGGCTATTAATGCAGCGGCCAAGTCGGCAACTATTTGAAACTACAGTGCTAGCAGAATTGCAATTTAGCCTAAAGCGCTTTGCATTACCGCAAGAGCGGGCAATGCAATGGTTAACAGACTTAGATTTACTGAGCTTAGCGCAGCGCTCTCCCCACACTTTATCTTATGGCCAACAGCACTTAGTGGCCTTGGCATCATTGGCCTGTTTGCAGCCTAAAGTACTGCTATTAGATGATCCGCTCGCGGGCATGGATAAACATTATTCGGCCAAGGTATGGTATTTACTGCAGCGCTTAAGCACCGAAGGCTGCGGCATTTTACTCACTAGCCATAGAGAGATTAACCATAAGGCAATTTCAAGACAGTTGAACTTACGCAAAGGCCAATTAGTTGCAGCGCTAAAAGATGAAGCTATCACGCAGGAAGGTAATTCTTATGCGCTGTAG
- a CDS encoding TonB-dependent receptor, with translation MKAAFKVSSLSLAVSLCFNVHASEINRDPLMNIQDVIVVYGDGGQASDMATTHWTISQDDIQASGAQTLDQVLNNVPGVYVRVGGDGTPRVDIRGFKTRHVTLLVNGVPMSSAEDGQFDPSMIPTSQIASVEVSVGPTSVLYGPSGAGGVINIITKQGGSAPALAGSIETGKQDTLNGDISAAGSGDNWQGLVSVSHQQTDGYPMSGDFIPTQFQNGDVRANSDKKATNIYAQGSYWLSDQTQLIANMALTSGEWGKPPRDGTGSAKPKFERTDDYDAHTFQLGLAHQFDETFTLRGFGYHNQSDSLETTYADETYQALTKSQDGRSVVQGLNLQLITNLQTAGILTTSVIAENQRWKSVSETYKKDKAAGGGNGSGGGNGSGSGNGSGGNESINDSAWLYTLAAEYQYQSEHKYGFTLGGAYHSLDANEGSDSNYSAMASSYWQVAEDSRLSMSVARKVRFPLMVNLYSQQSGNPNLEAEESQHVELGLQQDLPASTDFSLYGYYTDAKDYIAKDAKGFYQNMGRYRFKGVDFQANNREIEHLDLSFSYSYLDAEEVESTTGIDTLQYRPRHQLRWQLSYEFPLETQIHFNVERILDQVYATQLKVNGQNLYQEQSLGNYTLVDVNLVQPLIRDKLEVYLRATNLLDENYYQSEALPQAGRQVFVGVNWQI, from the coding sequence ATGAAAGCCGCTTTTAAAGTATCATCCTTATCCCTTGCTGTTAGTCTTTGTTTTAACGTCCACGCGAGTGAAATCAATCGCGATCCTTTGATGAATATTCAAGATGTGATTGTCGTTTACGGCGACGGTGGTCAAGCCAGTGATATGGCAACGACCCATTGGACTATTAGCCAAGATGATATACAGGCGTCAGGGGCGCAAACGCTAGATCAAGTCTTAAACAATGTGCCTGGTGTTTATGTACGAGTCGGTGGCGATGGTACTCCTAGAGTGGATATTCGCGGCTTTAAAACTCGTCATGTGACTTTGTTAGTCAATGGCGTGCCTATGAGTAGCGCTGAAGATGGTCAGTTTGACCCAAGCATGATACCTACCAGCCAAATAGCTTCGGTTGAGGTTTCTGTCGGCCCGACATCTGTCCTTTATGGCCCAAGTGGCGCTGGCGGCGTGATCAATATTATCACTAAGCAGGGCGGCTCCGCGCCAGCGTTAGCAGGCAGCATTGAGACTGGCAAACAAGATACCTTAAATGGCGATATTAGCGCCGCAGGTTCCGGTGACAATTGGCAAGGGCTGGTTAGTGTTAGCCATCAACAAACCGATGGTTACCCTATGTCGGGAGATTTTATCCCAACGCAATTCCAAAATGGCGATGTGCGGGCAAACTCAGATAAAAAAGCCACCAATATCTATGCACAAGGCAGTTATTGGTTATCAGATCAGACTCAGTTAATTGCTAACATGGCGCTAACGAGCGGCGAATGGGGCAAACCGCCGCGTGATGGCACTGGTAGCGCTAAGCCCAAATTTGAACGCACCGATGATTATGACGCTCACACCTTCCAGTTAGGTTTAGCCCATCAATTTGATGAGACCTTTACCTTGCGCGGATTTGGCTATCACAATCAAAGCGATAGCTTAGAAACCACCTATGCTGATGAAACTTATCAAGCACTGACTAAGTCACAAGATGGACGCTCAGTTGTTCAAGGTCTCAATCTGCAACTGATCACTAATTTGCAGACAGCGGGAATACTGACCACCTCAGTTATTGCTGAAAATCAACGCTGGAAATCAGTGTCTGAGACCTATAAAAAAGATAAAGCCGCAGGTGGTGGTAATGGCTCAGGTGGTGGTAATGGCTCGGGCAGCGGTAACGGCTCAGGTGGCAATGAGAGCATCAATGATTCTGCTTGGTTGTATACGTTAGCGGCTGAATATCAGTATCAATCTGAACATAAGTACGGCTTCACATTAGGCGGCGCTTATCACTCGCTTGATGCTAACGAAGGCTCAGATAGCAACTACTCAGCTATGGCGTCGAGCTATTGGCAAGTAGCTGAAGATTCACGCTTAAGCATGAGTGTTGCGCGTAAAGTGCGCTTCCCATTGATGGTGAACTTATATTCGCAGCAATCAGGCAACCCCAATTTAGAGGCGGAAGAATCACAGCATGTTGAATTAGGTTTACAGCAGGACTTGCCTGCCAGCACAGATTTCTCCCTCTATGGCTATTACACAGATGCCAAAGATTACATAGCTAAAGACGCCAAAGGTTTTTACCAAAACATGGGTCGCTATCGATTTAAAGGGGTAGATTTCCAGGCGAATAATCGTGAAATAGAGCATTTAGATTTGAGCTTTTCCTATAGCTACCTCGATGCAGAAGAAGTAGAGAGCACGACTGGCATAGATACTTTGCAATATCGACCACGCCATCAGTTACGCTGGCAGCTCAGTTATGAATTTCCGTTAGAAACTCAAATTCACTTCAATGTTGAGCGTATTTTGGATCAAGTGTATGCCACGCAACTGAAAGTTAACGGTCAAAACCTGTATCAAGAGCAATCACTGGGTAACTACACCTTAGTGGATGTGAACTTAGTGCAGCCATTAATCCGTGACAAGTTGGAAGTGTATCTGCGGGCAACCAATTTGCTTGATGAAAATTACTATCAGAGCGAAGCCTTGCCACAAGCAGGACGCCAAGTATTTGTTGGTGTGAATTGGCAAATCTAG
- a CDS encoding EAL domain-containing protein, producing MEGQLHRAVKRGELFLEYQPVIDMSTGRISSFEALIRWRHPELGLVTPDNFIPIAENTDLIEAIGWWVLETACRQLNAWQASGHEHLSIAINVSAVQLRNAELADHIIGIVEQIGILPGSLTIEITESALIHHIDTAVSIITRLSSAGVRISLDDFGTGYSSLSYLKRFSIDIVKIDRSFLQDFPFHAHDTAIISAIIAMAHSLGLHVIAEGVETEEQLKVLQTLKCDECQGYLFSKPISREQATLLLSNPTNIRRKVWAAGSHEKLVNNSALSGVLNNIVVAAEQHVARVNAHQPEQLRAAGDKNQAFLTK from the coding sequence ATGGAAGGACAATTACACCGAGCCGTTAAACGCGGAGAGTTATTTCTTGAATACCAACCTGTTATCGATATGAGTACCGGACGAATTTCCAGTTTTGAGGCCTTAATACGCTGGCGCCATCCTGAGCTTGGCCTAGTCACACCTGACAATTTTATTCCGATTGCCGAGAATACCGACTTGATTGAGGCTATCGGATGGTGGGTATTAGAAACCGCGTGTCGACAATTAAATGCATGGCAAGCCAGCGGGCATGAGCACCTGTCAATAGCAATCAACGTATCGGCTGTTCAACTCCGTAACGCCGAACTTGCGGATCACATTATCGGAATTGTTGAGCAAATCGGTATTCTCCCAGGATCACTAACCATAGAAATTACCGAGTCAGCGTTAATTCATCATATAGATACCGCAGTTTCAATTATCACTCGGCTAAGCTCGGCTGGCGTACGCATATCGCTAGATGATTTTGGTACCGGCTATTCATCGCTAAGCTACCTAAAACGCTTCTCTATTGATATCGTAAAAATTGACCGATCATTTCTACAAGATTTTCCTTTCCACGCCCACGATACCGCAATTATCAGCGCCATTATTGCCATGGCTCATAGCCTAGGATTACATGTAATCGCTGAAGGGGTAGAAACAGAAGAACAACTTAAGGTATTGCAAACTCTTAAGTGCGATGAGTGTCAGGGTTATTTATTCAGTAAGCCGATATCTCGTGAGCAAGCGACGCTGCTGCTGTCTAACCCAACAAATATACGCCGTAAGGTCTGGGCCGCAGGTTCCCATGAGAAACTCGTCAATAATTCAGCGCTCAGTGGTGTACTTAATAATATTGTGGTCGCCGCAGAGCAACATGTTGCAAGAGTCAATGCCCATCAGCCAGAGCAACTGCGGGCTGCTGGAGATAAAAACCAAGCTTTCCTAACCAAGTGA